The nucleotide window TGCGGCGGTACCCGATGCTGACGTGGGGCCTCGCTCTCGGGATTGTCCTGGTGAGCGGGATCGCCTTCGTCCACCTGCAGGCGGCCGTGGACCGCTTTGGCTTCCTCCCATCCGAGGCGTTCCGGTTGGGCGGACTGACCTGGATTTCCTCCTTCTTCATTCACGCGGGGTTCCTGCACCTGGTGGGCAACCTGTATTTTCTGCTGATCTTTGGGGACAACGTGGAGGACTACCTTGGTCGCTGGCGCCACGGCCTCCTGATCCTTGGGGCAACCCTTGCCGGGAACCTGGTGCATTTCCTGTTTGATCCCGCATCCTCCCGGCCCTGCGTGGGAGCCAGTGGCGGCATCTCGGGGATCGTCGTCTTCTATGCGCTTCAATTTCCCCACGTCCGGCTCGGATTTCTGTTCCGGTACTTCCTCCGCTTCCGCTGGATCCACATGCCCGCCTGGGCGGCGCTGGTCCTCTGGCTGCTGCTCCAAGGTCTGGGTGTCGTCCACCAGTCCCGCGGTCTCAGCAACGTCGCGGCCACCGCCCACCTCGGCGGCGCGGTGGCCGGATTGGGATTCTGGCTCTGGTGGCGGCGGCATGAGCTCCCCGACGCAAGGGAGGCAGCGGCGTAGTCGGAACACCCCTCAGGGCTTGCGCCGGGACTTGTCGAGTGGCGCCCGCAGGACCTGCGCCCCCCCCGAGACAATCTCCCCACCCACGTCCGTCATCCGGCGGGCATGGCGCCGCAATTCACGCCATGAGGTGCGGGTGAGGCCCATCAGGCCGCCCGGGGTCAACACCAGCTGCGCGGCGCTGCCCAGGGTGAGCATGGGGTTGAACGGACGCATCCGCCGCATGGTGCGCCAGACATCCTCCGGTGCGTGGGCTTCGGCCTCGTTGACCCAGCCCAGCAGGTGCGTGCTCAGCAGGCAGCCGACCATGGAGAGGGCGATCAGGACGTGATAATCACGGATGGGCTGGCCGAGGAATTCTCCCAGGACATCGGGCAGCAGCCGCAGGAGGGCGCCCCCCAGCAGCGGACCAAAGGCGGTCATCAGGCTGGTCAGGGCGAGAAATACGGCGACGTAGGGCGACTTGTTGGCCGGGGCGAGCTTGAGCATCAGGTTGAACTGGCAGAGTTGAAACCCGGCGGTCGTCGCCCCGACCACGAGGAAGCAAAAGGCGAGGTGCCAGAAGAACCGCTCTCCGGCCAGCGACCAACTGGCCAGGGAGACCAGGGCCCATACCAGGGAGCACACGGACAGCACCGGCTTGTTGCCGAAATGGTCGCAGAGGCGTCCCCAGCCCTTGAGCGTGAGCAATGCGCCCACGCCGGCGATCGCGGTGAGCAGGCCCACGTCGCCCATCGGACGGTGCAACCCCTCAATCAGGAACCCTGTGTAGAAGGGCTGCCCGAGGTTGAGCATCAGGCTCCAGGTGCCAACGAAGAGCACCAGCTTCAGGTAGTTGAGATTCCCGATCGGTTGGGCAATTTCGCGGAGGTTGGGCGGCTCCGGGGCGGGGGACAGCACCCCCGGCGGAAAGCGCATCCGGGTGAGGAACAGGAACCCGACCAGGCGCGCCAGTCCTGCGGCCGCGAAGATCCATCCGAAGGTGATCAGCGTATTCTGACCGATGTCCGCCAGCCGGCTCGCGACCACCACGGCCAGAAGGGTCCAGAATCCAAAGATCAGGTTTCGACGTCCGAAGAAGCGTCCGGACAGCCGTGGTGGCACCAACTCGGCAATGGATGCCGACCACGCGACGGACGCGAGGCTGTTGGCCAATGTCGCGATGACGAGGACCCACCCAAAGACCGGGCCGCGTTGCGCCTGCGGCAGCCAGGGCAGGCATCCAACCACGCCCCACGGTGCGGCGCTGCACAGGAACGAGAGGGCCATGATCTGGTACAGGGACCACCGTCGCCGGAGCCAGATCACCAGCGGCGGCTGGATCAGGTTGCAGGCGTGCGGCAGCGCCGCCATCAGGCCGACGGCGGCGGGGCCGAAGCCCAGGGCCGTAATGGCAAAGCCGATGACGAATGGAAAACTCGGCATCGTGAGGTTGAGCATCGGCACGCTGAAGCTCGCCTCGACGGTGGAGTACTTGAGGGAGAGCAACAGTTCACGATGTCGAAGTCGGCTCATGAAGCGGCCCGGCGACGCTGCCACCCTGCCGCTTTCCCGGCGAGCCCGCGCCCGCGTCGTGACCGTCCCGCGTCCGGGAAGCCCGCCGCCGTGTGCCGCGCGGGAAGGAGGGCATTGCGTTGCCGCCCCGAGTCCGTACTCTCCCGGCCGTGGATTCGCAGCTCCTCCAGTATCTGCCGGTACTCCTTCTGTTGCTGGTCGCGATGGGCTTTGCGGGCTCCACACTGGTGGTGTCGGTGCTGCTGGGGAAGCGCGGTCGCCGCACGCGGACCAAGGATGTCGCTTACGAATGTGGCATGGTTCCCGAGGGACCGGGCAGCGCGCGGCTGTCGGTGAAGTTTTTCCTCGTGGCCCTGCTGTTTGTCCTCTTCGACATCGAAGTGGTGTTCCTTTACCCGTGGGCTGTCATTTACAAGACGATGCTCCGGGAAAACGCCGCCCTGATCCTTGGCGGCATGGTCAGCTTCCTGGGCGTCCTCTTCGTCGGCTACCTGTATGCGTTGCGCAAACGGGCGTTTGACTGGGCCCACTGATGGGTGCGCTGGATGGCCTGCCCCCGCCTCCAGGCCCCCGTTTCCAAAGTGAGCCCGCTTCCGGAATGACGGAGCCGCCGGATTGAAGGGCCCCCGCTCATGGCCACAGACTCCCACGCGTTTGATTATCTGGTCCTGGGCAGCGGCATCGCGGGCCTGAATTTTGCCCTCAGAGCCGCCCGTCATGGACGGGTGGCAATCGTCACCAAGAAAAACCGGGCGGATTCGAACACCAACTGGGCCCAGGGAGGCATCGCCAGCGTCACCAGCCGGGAGGACTCCTTCGAACTCCACGTGCGGGACACCTTGGAAGCCGGCGCCGGGCTGTGTCAGGAGCCGGTGGTGCGACTCGTCGTCGAGGAAGGACCGGCGCGGATTCAGGAGTTGCTTGCGCTCGGCGCCTGCTTCACGGAGCGGGTCATCCCCACCGAACCCGACCGCCGCGAACTCGACCTGACCCGGGAAGGGGGTCATTCGAAGCGTCGGGTCCTCCACGCCCGCGACGCCACGGGAGCGGAAGTGGAGCGGACCTTTCTTCGGGCGATCGCCGCCGAACCAGCCATCAGCGTGTTCGAGAACCATCTCGCCATTGATTTGCTGACGTCTGCACGCATCGGACTGCCCGGACCCAACCGCGCCGTGGGGGCCTACGTCCTGGATCGCATCGCGGACCGGGTCGTGACGTTCTCCGCCCCGGTGGTGGTGCTGGCCACCGGAGGCAGCGGGAAGGTGTATCTGTATACGACGAATCCGGACATTGCGACCGGCGACGGCCTGGCGATCGCCTATCGCGCCGGACTTCCGGTGGCCAACATGGAGTTCGTCCAGTTTCATCCCACCTGCCTGTTCCATCCGCGGGCCAAGCATTTCCTCATTTCCGAGGCGGTCCGGGGCGAGGGCGGGGTGCTGCGCGGCCCCGGCGGGGAACGGTTCATGGAACGGTACCATCCCAGGGCCGAGCTGGCGCCAAGGGACGTCGTGGCGCGGGCAATGGATTCCGAGATGAAGCGCACCGGGGCTCCATGCGTTTATCTCGACATCTCGCACCGCCCGGCAGCGTTCATTTGCGAGCACTTCCCCACGATCCATGCCCGGTGTCTCGATCTGGGACTCGACATCACCCGCGAACCGATCCCGGTGGTTCCCGCGGCCCACTACCAGTGCGGCGGGGTGGTGGCCAGCGTGGACGGCGTGACCGAACTCCCGGGCCTCTACGCCATCGGCGAGGTCGCCTGCACCGGGCTGCATGGCGCCAATCGCCTGGCCAGCAATTCCCTGCTGGAGGCGCTGGTCTGTTCCCACCGCGCCGCGTTCCACGCCGCAGGTCGTGTCCCGATGGCCTGCCCGGCAACGCTGCCGCCCTGGGAGGCCGGCCACGCCACCAATCCCGACGAACTGGTCGTGGTCGCCCACAACTGGGACGAGATCCGCCGCACGATGTGGGACTACGTGGGCATCGTCCGGACCCGCAAACGCCTGCTCCGGGCCGAAAAGCGCCTCGCCAACCTTCAGGAGGAAATTCGGGAATACTACTGGGACTTCCGGGTGACGGCCGACCTCCTCGAACTCCGCAACCTTGCCACGGTGGCCGAACTCATTGTCGGTTGCGCCCTCCAACGGGAGGAAAGCCGGGGATTGCACTACAACCTGGATTTCCCCAATCCCGAGCCCTCCTGGGCCCACAGGGATACCCGGATCCAGCGTCCGGTCCTCAAGCCGGAAACCGTCGCGTCCGGCAAACCGGATCAATAAGCTCTGGTTTCCGTTTGACACCCGGAGGCCCGGCCATACAGTGCCCGAAGCAGACAGAAATAGTCCGCTTCGAGACCATGCAAATCACCCGTGCCAGCGAGTACGCCATGTTGGGGTTGATCGCGCTGTCCCGCCGGGCGGCGGGAGAGGTCGTCATGGTGGACACACTGGCGCAGGAGGAGGGCATACCGGCCTCGTTCCTCGGCAAGATTTTCCAAAGCCTCAATCGTGCCGGGGTGGTGCGCTCCGCGCGGGGCAGTGGCGGCGGGTTCGCGCTGGCGCATGCTCCGGAGGCGGTTTCCGTGCTGGGAGTGATCGAGGCGGTGGAGGGGCCGATCGCCCTGCAACGATGTCTCGAACCCGTCCCTGATTGCGGGCACATGGGGGGATGCGCCCTCTGCGGGTTGTTTTCGGAGGCTCAGGATCGGGTGAAGGAAGTGTTTCAAGGAACCACGCTTGCCGACCTCGCGCGCCGTCACACCTCGTTTGTCGAGCATCAGGCGCGGTCCGGCACGTCGGGCCCGAAGCATCCGAAGTCGTCATCGCAGTCCCCGCGTGTGAATTCCCGTGCCCGTCCCCGTGCCGTCCGTCGCCCCTCCGCCGGGATCCTTTCTGACCAAACCATCTAACTTTCAAGACCATGAGTGAAACCTATACCCTCTACAACTCCACCGTCATGGAGCACTTCATGAACCCCAGGAACATGGGCGACCTGAAGGACGCTGATGGCGTCGGCGAAGTCGGTGCCGCGGCCTGCGGCGACATCATGAAGATCAGCCTGAAGATCAAGGACGGGCGGATTGAGGATGCCCGCTTCAAGACGTTCGGCTGCGGTTCAGCAATCGCCAGCTCAAGCATGGCGACCGAACTCATCAAGGGGCGCACGATAGACGAGGCCATGAACTTCTCGAATCAGGAGGTTGTTGAAGCCCTCGGTGGGTTGCCCCCGGTGAAGATCCATTGCTCCGTCCTTGCGGAGGAGGCGTTGAAGGCGGCGCTGGAGGACTACGTGCGCAAGCATCCCGGGCAGGCGCCCAAGGCGGCGGTCGCATCCGAACCTGTGGCCGCCTGACCCGACTCCGGGAACGTCGTCGCCCTTCGTTCAAACGGGGCTCCTCGGGCATCCCCCCCGAGGGGCTCCGACTCACGCCCCTCCGACCTGCCCATGCGCCAAGTCTATCTCGATCACCAGGCAAGCACTCCGGTACGCCCCGAGGTGTTCGACGCCATGAAGCCCTACTTCACCGAGGCGTTTGGCAATCCGTCGTCGTTGCACCAGCACGGCCTGCGGGTCCGCGAGGCGCTGAAAAGGGCGCGCGAGCAAATGGCCGCCCTGATCAACGCCGACAGTGCGGAGGAGATCTTCTTCACGTCCGATGGCACCGAGTCCGCCAATCTCGCCATCAAGGGCGTGGCCTATGCCAACGAGCGACGCGGGCGCCACCTGGTCGTCTCCGCCACGGAGCATCCGTCCGTGATGCAGTCCGTGGAGTTTCTGGAGAAGCAGGGATGGACCTGCACCCGTTTGGGCGTGGATGCCGAGGGCGGGGTGCGACTGGAGGAGCTGCAGGCCGCGATCACACCGCAAACCACCCTGGTCGCCCTGCATCACGTCAATCACGACATCGGCACCGTTCAGCCGGTGCGGGAGGCGGGCCGCCTCTGTGCCGAGCTCGGGGTGCCGTTGTACGTGGACTGCGAGGCCAGCGCCGGCTGGATGCCGGTGGACGTCCGCGAATTCGGAGCCGCCCTGGTCAGCTTCTCGCCCCACCGGTTTTACGGTCCGAAAGGTGTCGGGGTCCTCTACCGCAACCGGCGGGCGCGGATCGTCTCGGTCATTCACGGCGGGGTCCAGGAAGGCGGACGGCGTGCCGGGACCGAAAACGTCCCGGCAATCGTCGGCGGCGGTCTCGCCGCTGAACTGTCCCTGACCGAACTGCCCCGGCGCATCGCGCACACCGGGGCCCTGCAGCAGCGCCTGTGGTCGGGACTCCGCCAGCGGATCCCCTACATCCGGCTCAACGGCCCCGAGCCCGGTCCCCGGCGGATCACGACGAACCTGAACCTCTCCACCGAGTTCATCGAGGGCGAGGGACAGTTGCTGCTCTGTGATCTCAATGGCATTGCCGTGGCCAGCGGCTCCAGTTGCGTCAGCAAGTCGCTGAAGATCTCCCATGTCCTTGCGGCCATCGGGCTCGACCATGCATTGGCGCAGGGAAACATCATCATGACCCTCGGGATGGCCAATACGGAGGACGATGTGGACTACACGATCGAGACCTTCGCGCGCATCGCCGAGAAGCTCCGGTCCATGTCGCCGATGTGGGACGAATTTCAGCGGGGGTTGATTGACTCGGTCATTTCACCGACCGGACGGGGCAAGTCCTTCTCCCAACACGCCGCCGACGTTTCCGGAAAGGCCGCGCACTAGGGGGGACGTCCGGCCCCGGACGGTGGGACGTGACTCTTCCTTCGCTGTCGCGCAGGCTTCCCATTCACTGATGACCGCCCGCCTTTTCGCCGACCTCGGCCTTTCGCCGGAACTCCTCAAAGCCGTGGCCCGGCTGGGTTTCGAGCAGGCCACACCCATCCAGTCCGAGACGATTCCCACCCTGCTGCAGGGTCTGGACGTCGTGGGCCAGTCGCAAACGGGCTCGGGGAAGACCGCGGCATTCGCCCTGCCCGCGCTGGACCGCCTTCGCCCGGAACTGCGCGATCCGCAGGTGCTCATTCTGTGCCCGACCCGGGAACTGGCCGTCCAGGTCAGCGAAGAGGTCCACAAGCTGGCGTGGTTCAAGAAGGGCGTTCGCGCGCTCCCGATCTACGGCGGCCAGAGCTACGAGCGCCAGTTTGCCGGGCTCAAGGCCGCGCCCCAGGTGATCATCGGAACCCCCGGACGCCTGATGGACCACCTGGAGCGTGGCACGCTCCGGCTTGATGGCGTCCAGATGGCCATTCTCGATGAGGCCGATGAGATGCTGAACATGGGCTTCCGCGATGACATTGAATTCCTGCTCGGCAGGACGCCGTCGGCGAGACAGACCGTGCTCTTCTCCGCGACGCTGCCGCGGGCGATCGAGGAGCTCATCCAACGCCATACCCGCTCGCCCCGCTGGATTCGGATCGAGGCCAGGGCCCTTACGGTCCCCACGGTGGAGCAGGTGTATTATGAGGTGGACCGCCGGTCGAAGGCGGAGGCCCTGACCCGGCTGATTGAACTGCACGACGTGGG belongs to Verrucomicrobiia bacterium and includes:
- a CDS encoding rhomboid family intramembrane serine protease, yielding MPDCPTCHTSLDTRRQREGLFFFCPGCHGRAVTFPQIRRVTGDAYITGLLGQLNRTSVPGTHPCPFCSRPMREFHSKGPPLELDACKGCGVVWFDTREFESVPEGAVSSEHEIHLQGLEAMARHRLEQLRKERASDSAPEESWQWVPAIFGFPIESDSPSLRRYPMLTWGLALGIVLVSGIAFVHLQAAVDRFGFLPSEAFRLGGLTWISSFFIHAGFLHLVGNLYFLLIFGDNVEDYLGRWRHGLLILGATLAGNLVHFLFDPASSRPCVGASGGISGIVVFYALQFPHVRLGFLFRYFLRFRWIHMPAWAALVLWLLLQGLGVVHQSRGLSNVAATAHLGGAVAGLGFWLWWRRHELPDAREAAA
- a CDS encoding MFS transporter translates to MSRLRHRELLLSLKYSTVEASFSVPMLNLTMPSFPFVIGFAITALGFGPAAVGLMAALPHACNLIQPPLVIWLRRRWSLYQIMALSFLCSAAPWGVVGCLPWLPQAQRGPVFGWVLVIATLANSLASVAWSASIAELVPPRLSGRFFGRRNLIFGFWTLLAVVVASRLADIGQNTLITFGWIFAAAGLARLVGFLFLTRMRFPPGVLSPAPEPPNLREIAQPIGNLNYLKLVLFVGTWSLMLNLGQPFYTGFLIEGLHRPMGDVGLLTAIAGVGALLTLKGWGRLCDHFGNKPVLSVCSLVWALVSLASWSLAGERFFWHLAFCFLVVGATTAGFQLCQFNLMLKLAPANKSPYVAVFLALTSLMTAFGPLLGGALLRLLPDVLGEFLGQPIRDYHVLIALSMVGCLLSTHLLGWVNEAEAHAPEDVWRTMRRMRPFNPMLTLGSAAQLVLTPGGLMGLTRTSWRELRRHARRMTDVGGEIVSGGAQVLRAPLDKSRRKP
- a CDS encoding NADH-quinone oxidoreductase subunit A — translated: MGFAGSTLVVSVLLGKRGRRTRTKDVAYECGMVPEGPGSARLSVKFFLVALLFVLFDIEVVFLYPWAVIYKTMLRENAALILGGMVSFLGVLFVGYLYALRKRAFDWAH
- the nadB gene encoding L-aspartate oxidase, translated to MATDSHAFDYLVLGSGIAGLNFALRAARHGRVAIVTKKNRADSNTNWAQGGIASVTSREDSFELHVRDTLEAGAGLCQEPVVRLVVEEGPARIQELLALGACFTERVIPTEPDRRELDLTREGGHSKRRVLHARDATGAEVERTFLRAIAAEPAISVFENHLAIDLLTSARIGLPGPNRAVGAYVLDRIADRVVTFSAPVVVLATGGSGKVYLYTTNPDIATGDGLAIAYRAGLPVANMEFVQFHPTCLFHPRAKHFLISEAVRGEGGVLRGPGGERFMERYHPRAELAPRDVVARAMDSEMKRTGAPCVYLDISHRPAAFICEHFPTIHARCLDLGLDITREPIPVVPAAHYQCGGVVASVDGVTELPGLYAIGEVACTGLHGANRLASNSLLEALVCSHRAAFHAAGRVPMACPATLPPWEAGHATNPDELVVVAHNWDEIRRTMWDYVGIVRTRKRLLRAEKRLANLQEEIREYYWDFRVTADLLELRNLATVAELIVGCALQREESRGLHYNLDFPNPEPSWAHRDTRIQRPVLKPETVASGKPDQ
- a CDS encoding Rrf2 family transcriptional regulator; translation: MQITRASEYAMLGLIALSRRAAGEVVMVDTLAQEEGIPASFLGKIFQSLNRAGVVRSARGSGGGFALAHAPEAVSVLGVIEAVEGPIALQRCLEPVPDCGHMGGCALCGLFSEAQDRVKEVFQGTTLADLARRHTSFVEHQARSGTSGPKHPKSSSQSPRVNSRARPRAVRRPSAGILSDQTI
- the nifU gene encoding Fe-S cluster assembly scaffold protein NifU, with the protein product MSETYTLYNSTVMEHFMNPRNMGDLKDADGVGEVGAAACGDIMKISLKIKDGRIEDARFKTFGCGSAIASSSMATELIKGRTIDEAMNFSNQEVVEALGGLPPVKIHCSVLAEEALKAALEDYVRKHPGQAPKAAVASEPVAA
- a CDS encoding cysteine desulfurase, which gives rise to MRQVYLDHQASTPVRPEVFDAMKPYFTEAFGNPSSLHQHGLRVREALKRAREQMAALINADSAEEIFFTSDGTESANLAIKGVAYANERRGRHLVVSATEHPSVMQSVEFLEKQGWTCTRLGVDAEGGVRLEELQAAITPQTTLVALHHVNHDIGTVQPVREAGRLCAELGVPLYVDCEASAGWMPVDVREFGAALVSFSPHRFYGPKGVGVLYRNRRARIVSVIHGGVQEGGRRAGTENVPAIVGGGLAAELSLTELPRRIAHTGALQQRLWSGLRQRIPYIRLNGPEPGPRRITTNLNLSTEFIEGEGQLLLCDLNGIAVASGSSCVSKSLKISHVLAAIGLDHALAQGNIIMTLGMANTEDDVDYTIETFARIAEKLRSMSPMWDEFQRGLIDSVISPTGRGKSFSQHAADVSGKAAH